The stretch of DNA GACCTGCTGCCCGAGATCGAGGTTGTCGCCGACGACCCCTTCAGTCGTTCGCCCCAGGACCGCGACGTGTGGGCCGAGCGCGGCACCGACGACCTGCCCGTGGCGCTCAAAAAAGTGCCCATGGTCGATCTGCCCCTGGGGGCCACCGAAGACCGGGTCTGCGGCACCATTGACATCGAAAAAGCCCTGTCTGAAGGGGTCAAAGCCTTTGAACCGGGCCTGCTGGCCAAGGCCAATCGCGGCATTCTTTACGTCGATGAGGTCAACCTGCTCGACGACCACCTCGTTGACGTGCTGCTCGACTCCGCCGCCTCGGGCTGGAACACCGTAGAGCGCGAAGGCATTTCCATTCGCCACCCGGCCCAGTTTGTGCTGGTGGGCTCCGGTAACCCTGAGGAAGGGGAACTGCGGCCCCAGCTGCTCGATCGCTTTGGCATGCACGCCGAGATTCGTACCGTGCGCGACCCCGAGCTACGGGTGCAGATTGTGGAGCAGCGATCGGAGTTTGACGCTGACCCCGCCACCTACCTGGCCCAGCACCAGGCCGAGCAGGAAGCGCTCCAGGCCAAGCTAGTCGAGGCCCAAAAGCGCCTGCCTTCAGTCACCCTCGACTACGACGATCGCGTCCGCATTTCTGAAGTCTGCGCCGAGCTGGATGTGGACGGGCTGCGGGGCGACATCGTTACCAACCGGGCTGCCAAGGCGATCGCCGCCTACGAAGGCCGCACCGCAGTCACCCTGGACGATATCAAGCGGGTGATTGTGCTCTGCCTGCGCCACCGCCTGCGCAAAGACCCCCTGGAGAGCATCGACTCGGGCTACAAGGTGGAAAAAGTGTTCTGCAAAGTCTTCGGCCTGGCCGACCCCGACGACGCGGCGGTCAACGGTCGCCAGCCCGTGGGGGCGCGGTAGGCATTCCTGTGGGTCAGCGCATTCTCGGGCTTGACCCAGGGCTCGCCATTCTGGGATTTGGGGTCATCGACGGGGCCGATCTCTCTGCCCCCCCAGCTTCGGGCACCCACGCCGAGGCCGCAGTGGTCGATTTTGGCGTGATTGAAACCCCGGCCAAGACGCCGGTGGGCGATCGCCTCTGCACTATCTACACCGACCTGCACAGCCTGTTTGAACAGTACAAACCCGACCAGGTGGTGATTGAAAAATTTTTCTTTTACCGCATGGCCAACACCATCCTGGTGGCTCAGGCGCGGGGGGTTGTGATGCTGGTGCTGGCTCAGCACAGCCTGCCCTACGTAGAATTTACCCCGGCTCAGGTGAAGCAGGCCCTCA from Leptolyngbya sp. KIOST-1 encodes:
- the bchI gene encoding magnesium chelatase ATPase subunit I, whose amino-acid sequence is MNSTVATSSATFAPARRAVFPFTAVIGQDDMKLALLLNVIDPKIGGVMIMGDRGTGKSTTIRALADLLPEIEVVADDPFSRSPQDRDVWAERGTDDLPVALKKVPMVDLPLGATEDRVCGTIDIEKALSEGVKAFEPGLLAKANRGILYVDEVNLLDDHLVDVLLDSAASGWNTVEREGISIRHPAQFVLVGSGNPEEGELRPQLLDRFGMHAEIRTVRDPELRVQIVEQRSEFDADPATYLAQHQAEQEALQAKLVEAQKRLPSVTLDYDDRVRISEVCAELDVDGLRGDIVTNRAAKAIAAYEGRTAVTLDDIKRVIVLCLRHRLRKDPLESIDSGYKVEKVFCKVFGLADPDDAAVNGRQPVGAR
- the ruvC gene encoding crossover junction endodeoxyribonuclease RuvC, yielding MGQRILGLDPGLAILGFGVIDGADLSAPPASGTHAEAAVVDFGVIETPAKTPVGDRLCTIYTDLHSLFEQYKPDQVVIEKFFFYRMANTILVAQARGVVMLVLAQHSLPYVEFTPAQVKQALTGYGNADKADVQQAVARELGLDRVPRPDDAADALALALTGWYQR